One genomic window of Elaeis guineensis isolate ETL-2024a chromosome 2, EG11, whole genome shotgun sequence includes the following:
- the LOC105040164 gene encoding endoribonuclease YBEY, chloroplastic isoform X1, producing the protein MRSRYSAGTFRLRILVNTPFLRPNQVPYRPLSSLLGPNRPPSSYFPAISSLESVSMARIVGRALPLPTRSPVRPPHSPAPIAAALQWWPRGVPTASSHLSNSVLCSPFYSDSQRRGFHVSSRYSRSPALFGGFFGSLRGFRKTRRRLAAKKQALKEKQLELDVKISIEDELPNDPEVLSIAEMLKLNIPMAMKIAFDGLKDSEYKTRESSIDDVGKFEKVELSVLFCNDDFIRKLNKDWRGEDCATDVLSMSQHMPELDLPILMLGDIVISVETAARQAGERGHTLLDEIRILMVHGLLHLLGFDHEINGEAEAEMQKEEELVLKSLGWKGKGLVKSAYDAVIDGILHAESSDGEVMKGLKKAGSLRFYRPKFSYIFCDMDGTLLNSRSQITPMTAEAIRKAISRGVNIVIATGKTRPAAITALKMVGLAGKHGVVSEFLPGIFLQGLLVYGRQGREICRRNLDQNVCREACLFSLKHEVPLIAFCQDRCFTLFEHPLVDSLHTIYHEPKAEVMPSVEHLLAAAEVQKLIFLDTAEGVSSTLRPHWTKATKGRAGIVQAMPDMLEIVPHGTSKGNGVKMLLDHLGVTAKEVMAIGDGENDVEMLQIASLGVALANGSEKAKAVANVIGATNDEDGAAKAIYQYAF; encoded by the exons ATGCGTTCCAGATACTCCGCCGGCACTTTTAGGCTTAGAATTCTTGTCAATACCCCATTTTTGCGGCCCAACCAAGTCCCCTACcgccccctctcctctcttcttggACCCAATCGCCCCCCCTCTTCCTACTTCCCGGCGATCTCGTCGCTGGAATCCGTCTCCATGGCGAGGATCGTCGGCCGAGCTCTCCCTCTCCCCACCAGATCCCCCGTCCGTCCCCCTCATTCTCCTGCCCCGATCGCCGCCGCTCTCCAGTGGTGGCCGCGGGGTGTTCCGACGGCCTCGTCTCATCTCTCTAATTCGGTTCTTTGCTCGCCTTTCTATTCCGATTCTCAGAGAAGGGGATTTCATGTCTCGTCTAGGTATTCGCGATCACCGGCGCTCTTCGGGGGATTCTTCGGGTCGCTGAGGGGATTTCGGAAGACGAGGCGGAGGCTGGCGGCCAAGAAGCAGGCGCTCAAGGAGAAGCAGCTAGAACTCGACGTCAAGATCAGCATCGAAGATGAACTGCCTAACGATCCCGAAGTTTTG AGCATTGCAGAAATGCTAAAATTGAATATTCCCATGGCAATGAAAATTGCATTTGATGGTCTCAAGGATTCAGAGTATAAAACCAGAGAGTCTTCTATAGATGATGTTGGTAAATTCGAAAAAGTTGAGCTGTCTGTGCTATTTTGCAATGATGATTTCATTCGAAAGCTCAATAAAGATTGGAGAGGCGAGGACTGTGCTACTGATGTTCTATCCATGTCACAGCATATGCCTGAACTTGATCTTCCTATT CTCATGCTGGGTGATATAGTAATTTCTGTTGAGACAGCTGCTAGGCAAGCAGGGGAGAGAGGCCATACACTTCTTGATGAAATACGAATCCTCATG GTTCATGGTTTGTTGCACCTTCTGGGCTTTGATCATGAGATTAATGGTGAGGCTGAAGCAGAGATGCAGAAGGAAGAGGAACTAGTTTTGAAGAGTCTTGGATGGAAAGGAAAAGGTTTAGTTAAGAGTGCATATGATGCTGTAATTGATGGCATCCTTCATGCAGAAAGTTCAGATG GAGAAGTTATGAAAGGTCTGAAGAAAGCAGGCAGCTTGCGGTTTTATAGACCAAAATTTAGCTAcattttttgtgatatggatg GTACACTTTTGAACAGTAGAAGTCAAATTACTCCAATGACAGCAGAAGCTATCAGAAAAGCAATATCAAGAGGAGTGAACATAGTCATTGCTACTGGAAAG ACTCGTCCAGCTGCTATAACTGCTTTGAAGATGGTTGGTTTGGCTGGAAAACATGGTGTTGTTTCAGAATTTTTGCCAGGGATATTTCTTCAG GGATTGCTCGTTTATGGGAGGCAAGGTAGAGAAATATGTAGAAGGAACTTAGATCAAAATGTTTGTAGAGAG GCATGTTTATTTTCTTTGAAACATGAGGTTCCTCTGATAGCATTTTGCCAAGACCGATGTTTCACATTGTTTGAACATCCTTTGGTTGATTCCCTGCATACAATATATCATGAGCCAAAG GCAGAGGTCATGCCTTCAGTTGAGCACCTCCTAGCAGCTGCTGAAGTACAG AAATTAATTTTTCTCGACACTGCTGAAGGGGTTTCTTCTACTTTGCGGCCACATTGGACAAAAGCAACCAAAGGCCGAGCAGGTATTGTCCAGGCAATGCCAGATATGCTTGAAATTGTACCACATGGGACGTCAAAAGGCAATGGGGTGAAAATGCTGCTAGATCACCTGGGTGTCACGGCAAAAGAG GTCATGGCTATTGGTGATGGCGAAAATGATGTTGAGATGCTTCAAATAGCATCGCTGGGGGTTGCGCTTGCCAATGGGTCGGAGAAGGCTAAAGCTGTAGCCAACGTGATTGGAGCCACAAATGATGAAGATGGTGCAGCAAAGGCTATATACCAGTACGCTTTCTAA
- the LOC105040164 gene encoding endoribonuclease YBEY, chloroplastic isoform X2, with protein sequence MRSRYSAGTFRLRILVNTPFLRPNQVPYRPLSSLLGPNRPPSSYFPAISSLESVSMARIVGRALPLPTRSPVRPPHSPAPIAAALQWWPRGVPTASSHLSNSVLCSPFYSDSQRRGFHVSSRYSRSPALFGGFFGSLRGFRKTRRRLAAKKQALKEKQLELDVKISIEDELPNDPEVLSIAEMLKLNIPMAMKIAFDGLKDSEYKTRESSIDDVGKFEKVELSVLFCNDDFIRKLNKDWRGEDCATDVLSMSQHMPELDLPILMLGDIVISVETAARQAGERGHTLLDEIRILMVHGLLHLLGFDHEINGEAEAEMQKEEELVLKSLGWKGKGLVKSAYDAVIDGILHAESSDGEVMKGLKKAGSLRFYRPKFSYIFCDMDGTLLNSRSQITPMTAEAIRKAISRGVNIVIATGKTRPAAITALKMVGLAGKHGVVSEFLPGIFLQGLLVYGRQGREICRRNLDQNVCREACLFSLKHEVPLIAFCQDRCFTLFEHPLVDSLHTIYHEPKVLRCRGHAFS encoded by the exons ATGCGTTCCAGATACTCCGCCGGCACTTTTAGGCTTAGAATTCTTGTCAATACCCCATTTTTGCGGCCCAACCAAGTCCCCTACcgccccctctcctctcttcttggACCCAATCGCCCCCCCTCTTCCTACTTCCCGGCGATCTCGTCGCTGGAATCCGTCTCCATGGCGAGGATCGTCGGCCGAGCTCTCCCTCTCCCCACCAGATCCCCCGTCCGTCCCCCTCATTCTCCTGCCCCGATCGCCGCCGCTCTCCAGTGGTGGCCGCGGGGTGTTCCGACGGCCTCGTCTCATCTCTCTAATTCGGTTCTTTGCTCGCCTTTCTATTCCGATTCTCAGAGAAGGGGATTTCATGTCTCGTCTAGGTATTCGCGATCACCGGCGCTCTTCGGGGGATTCTTCGGGTCGCTGAGGGGATTTCGGAAGACGAGGCGGAGGCTGGCGGCCAAGAAGCAGGCGCTCAAGGAGAAGCAGCTAGAACTCGACGTCAAGATCAGCATCGAAGATGAACTGCCTAACGATCCCGAAGTTTTG AGCATTGCAGAAATGCTAAAATTGAATATTCCCATGGCAATGAAAATTGCATTTGATGGTCTCAAGGATTCAGAGTATAAAACCAGAGAGTCTTCTATAGATGATGTTGGTAAATTCGAAAAAGTTGAGCTGTCTGTGCTATTTTGCAATGATGATTTCATTCGAAAGCTCAATAAAGATTGGAGAGGCGAGGACTGTGCTACTGATGTTCTATCCATGTCACAGCATATGCCTGAACTTGATCTTCCTATT CTCATGCTGGGTGATATAGTAATTTCTGTTGAGACAGCTGCTAGGCAAGCAGGGGAGAGAGGCCATACACTTCTTGATGAAATACGAATCCTCATG GTTCATGGTTTGTTGCACCTTCTGGGCTTTGATCATGAGATTAATGGTGAGGCTGAAGCAGAGATGCAGAAGGAAGAGGAACTAGTTTTGAAGAGTCTTGGATGGAAAGGAAAAGGTTTAGTTAAGAGTGCATATGATGCTGTAATTGATGGCATCCTTCATGCAGAAAGTTCAGATG GAGAAGTTATGAAAGGTCTGAAGAAAGCAGGCAGCTTGCGGTTTTATAGACCAAAATTTAGCTAcattttttgtgatatggatg GTACACTTTTGAACAGTAGAAGTCAAATTACTCCAATGACAGCAGAAGCTATCAGAAAAGCAATATCAAGAGGAGTGAACATAGTCATTGCTACTGGAAAG ACTCGTCCAGCTGCTATAACTGCTTTGAAGATGGTTGGTTTGGCTGGAAAACATGGTGTTGTTTCAGAATTTTTGCCAGGGATATTTCTTCAG GGATTGCTCGTTTATGGGAGGCAAGGTAGAGAAATATGTAGAAGGAACTTAGATCAAAATGTTTGTAGAGAG GCATGTTTATTTTCTTTGAAACATGAGGTTCCTCTGATAGCATTTTGCCAAGACCGATGTTTCACATTGTTTGAACATCCTTTGGTTGATTCCCTGCATACAATATATCATGAGCCAAAGGTACTCAGAT GCAGAGGTCATGCCTTCAGTTGA
- the LOC105040180 gene encoding uncharacterized protein: MKSLHILGLRISKGEKLVMGADLNQMFDGFPSRDEDDVELRQSSSSDSDEESPLSDFREEEATSPGSPPPLAKTTCLPPKFDAKGPLDELSSLMAQLPFKRGLSKYYQGKSQSYSSLSDVRCLADLPKKETPYRRKMKSCKSYAGGLDGSPESNLDPGTSSKTISKKASGGSCASSIARSRSKPPPISVPKNLCLH; encoded by the exons ATGAAGAGCCTCCATATCCTTGGTCTCCGGATTAGCAAAGGCGAGAAACTAGTCATGGGTGCAGACCTCAACCAAATGTTTGATGGGTTTCCATCTCGTGACGAGGATGATGTGGAGCTACGCCAATCTTCCTCCAGCGATTCCGACGAGGAGTCACCTCTATCGGATTTCAGAGAGGAGGAAGCTACTTCTCCAGGCTCTCCCCCTCCTCTGGCCAAGACGACCTGCTTGCCACCAAAATTCGATGCAAAGGGGCCTCTCGACGAATTATCCTCCCTTATGGCTCAACTCCCTTTCAA GAGAGGGTTATCCAAGTACTATCAAGGGAAGTCCCAGTCCTACTCATCCCTGTCCGATGTGAGATGCCTCGCGGATCTGCCTAAGAAAGAGACACCCTACAGAAGGAAAATGAAGTCATGCAAGAGCTATGCAGGAGGGCTGGATGGAAGCCCAGAATCTAATCTTGATCCGGGAACTTCCAGCAAGACCATTTCAAAGAAGGCATCCGGAGGTTCCTGTGCTTCTTCAATTGCAAGAAGTAGGAGCAAACCACCACCGATTTCTGTACCGAAGAATTTATGCCTTCACTAG